Proteins encoded by one window of Actinocorallia herbida:
- a CDS encoding ABC transporter permease has translation MTVQSPPMLHAPPPSRLLPRDVLRTGAVGLRSRKVRAFLSALGIAIGIAAMVSVLGVSSSGRAEVDRALAALGTDLLTVGPGQTMFGDEAALPEESVAMISRIGPVRRVAASGVVPDANVYRSDRIPEEQSGGLTVRAAHLDLPGTVGARLAAGTWLNAATARYPVTVLGADAAKQLGVGGLGARVLLGGEWFTVVGVLEPVELASELDSAALVGWPAARERLGFDGSPTTVYTRTGDAHVAEVRAVLAATANPEAPGEVKVSRPSDALAAQQATDRAFTGLLLGLGAVALLVGGVGVANTMIISVLERRAEIGLRRALGATRRHVLAQFLTESLLLSALGGVGGTLLSAAITAGYAVSQGWPIAIPLWSLPAALGVTLLIGVVAGLYPATRAARLSPTAALSTP, from the coding sequence GTGACCGTCCAGTCCCCGCCGATGCTCCACGCCCCGCCTCCCTCGCGGCTGCTCCCCCGGGACGTGCTGCGGACGGGCGCGGTCGGGCTGCGCTCCCGTAAGGTGCGCGCGTTCCTTAGCGCACTGGGCATCGCCATCGGGATCGCCGCGATGGTCTCGGTGCTCGGCGTCTCCTCGTCCGGCCGGGCCGAGGTCGACCGGGCGCTCGCCGCGCTCGGCACCGACCTGCTGACGGTCGGGCCGGGCCAGACGATGTTCGGCGACGAGGCGGCGCTGCCGGAAGAGTCGGTCGCGATGATCTCCCGGATCGGCCCGGTCCGCCGGGTCGCGGCGTCCGGCGTCGTCCCGGACGCGAACGTCTACCGCTCGGACCGGATCCCCGAGGAACAGAGCGGCGGCCTTACGGTCCGGGCGGCCCATCTGGACCTCCCCGGCACGGTCGGCGCCCGGCTCGCGGCGGGGACCTGGCTGAACGCCGCCACGGCCCGGTACCCGGTGACGGTCCTGGGCGCGGACGCGGCGAAGCAGCTCGGCGTCGGCGGGCTGGGCGCCCGGGTGCTGCTCGGCGGCGAGTGGTTCACGGTCGTCGGGGTGCTCGAACCCGTCGAGCTGGCGTCGGAGCTGGATTCCGCGGCGCTGGTCGGCTGGCCCGCGGCGCGGGAGCGCTTGGGGTTCGACGGCAGTCCGACGACGGTCTACACCCGGACGGGCGACGCGCACGTGGCGGAGGTGCGCGCGGTGCTCGCGGCGACGGCGAACCCGGAGGCGCCGGGCGAGGTGAAGGTGTCCCGTCCGTCGGACGCGCTGGCGGCCCAGCAGGCCACGGACCGCGCGTTCACCGGGCTGCTGCTCGGGCTGGGCGCGGTCGCGCTGCTGGTCGGCGGGGTCGGGGTGGCGAACACGATGATCATCTCGGTGCTGGAGCGCCGGGCTGAGATCGGGCTCCGCCGCGCGCTTGGCGCTACCCGTAGGCATGTCCTCGCCCAATTCCTCACCGAATCGCTGTTGCTGTCGGCGCTCGGCGGGGTGGGCGGGACGCTGCTGTCCGCGGCGATCACCGCGGGGTACGCGGTGTCGCAAGGCTGGCCGATCGCGATCCCGCTGTGGTCGCTGCCCGCGGCGCTGGGCGTGACCCTGCTGATCGGCGTGGTCGCGGGCCTCTACCCGGCGACGCGCGCGGCCCGCCTGTCCCCGACGGCGGCCCTCAGCACCCCGTAG